In Candidatus Methylacidithermus pantelleriae, the genomic window ATTCTAAGTACTTTTCCTGGGCTAGACCCGGGGGCTCCAAAATCCGTTCCGTATAAAAGAGAATCGCAGCTTCCCGTGCCGTCCAAAGCCCTACTCGCCGTGGCGCTCGCGTGCAAAAAGAAATGAGCGCGCTTCGCAGAAGCCCCTGAAGATCCAAGACAAGCTCGTAGTTTTCCTGCCGCAGGGAACGAAGCCACGGTAAAAGACCGACCCAGCCGCGCTGATCGTTCCAGCGCCGGAACGGGATGGGAATTACCCGATCCAAGCTTACATGCAGAGCCAAAAGTTCATCGTAAGGCCGGAAAGCGACCCAGTGAACTTTGGCCGCAGGCCAGTGCCTTTTGAGACCGCTGGCCACGGGCAGGGCCTGCACGATATCTCCGAGCGAACTCGGTTTGACGATAAGGATTTTGGTCATCGTTTCCGCCAGCTCATGGGAACAAAGACTTTGCCGTTGCAATAAACTACAAAAGCTATAGAGAAAAAGAAGACGTGCAGGTTAACGATTCCATCATCGACACCATAGGGAAGACGCCGTTGGTCCAACTGCGCCGCATCACCGCTGGGGTGCCGGCCGCCGTGCTCTTAAAGTGCGAGTTCTTTAACCCGCTGGGTAGCGTCAAAGACAGGATCGGAATGGCAATGATTGAGCAAGCGGAAAAAGAGGGCAGGCTAGACCCCGAGACCGTGATCATCGAACCCACCAGCGGAAACACCGGGATCGCACTGGCTTTCGTCGCAGCTGCGAAGGGGTATCGCCTGGTCCTTACCATGCCGGAAAGCATGAGCATAGAGCGGCGAACTCTTCTAGCCCTATTAGGAGCCAGGCTGGTCCTGACTCCCGCCGCGGAAGGAATGCGAGGAGCGATCGAGCGGGCCGAAGAGCTTCGAAAGGAATACGGCAACGCCTGGATTCCCCAGCAGTTTGACAACCCCGCAAACCCGGACATCCACCGCCGGACAACGGCGGAGGAGATCTGGCAAGACACCGAGGGGAAAATAGACATCTTTGTGGCAGCTGTGGGAACCGGCGGCACGATTACCGGGGTCGGGGAAGTTCTCAAAGCACGCAAACCGCAAGTCAAGATCATTGCGGTGGAACCGAAAGATTCCGCGGTCATTACCCAGACCCTCCGAGGCGAGCCGATTCGCCCTGGTCCCCACAAAATCCAGGGGATCGGCGCCGGATTTGTACCAAAAAACCTAAACCTCAAAGTGCTGGACGAGGTCTTGACGGTCACCAACGAGGAAGCCTATCTTATGGCCCGCCGCCTTGCCAGCGAGGAAGGGATTTTAGCTGGGATTTCTTCGGGAGCCAACGTGCATGCGGCCCTGGAAGTAGCCCGGCGTCCGGAAAACCGTGGGAAAGTGATCGTGACAGTCGCAGCGAGTACTGGGGAACGTTACCTCAGCACGGCTCTGGCCGAGGAAGCCCGCAAGAGACTTTCGGCTGCTTGAACTTCCCTGTCGACCTATCTAATTTTTTCTTTAGCGCCAGAAAATTTTTTCGCACTACCTTGCTGGTTCGATGCTGGGAAGAAACGATCCCGCTGGTTCTTCTTACCTATAGGTCGAGCGAAAAGAAAAAGGACGGTTTTTTAGGGTTGCATTCCTAACCGAACCCTTCATTGTGGGCGCTAGAACCCCATACTAACCCTTATGGACGAGAACGACTCTCTTTTGAAGCTTTA contains:
- the cysK gene encoding cysteine synthase A, with translation MQVNDSIIDTIGKTPLVQLRRITAGVPAAVLLKCEFFNPLGSVKDRIGMAMIEQAEKEGRLDPETVIIEPTSGNTGIALAFVAAAKGYRLVLTMPESMSIERRTLLALLGARLVLTPAAEGMRGAIERAEELRKEYGNAWIPQQFDNPANPDIHRRTTAEEIWQDTEGKIDIFVAAVGTGGTITGVGEVLKARKPQVKIIAVEPKDSAVITQTLRGEPIRPGPHKIQGIGAGFVPKNLNLKVLDEVLTVTNEEAYLMARRLASEEGILAGISSGANVHAALEVARRPENRGKVIVTVAASTGERYLSTALAEEARKRLSAA